From one Enterobacter kobei genomic stretch:
- a CDS encoding methyl-accepting chemotaxis protein yields MATQHNKKTLSTRAQMLLTGALTITLGFAVTIGVLSWQSSRQQKQLADEYLQQIAQTNALKVQHELSYARDVARNLGHNLIALPAAGKADRGIADKMAEYTLRANPEYLSISVIFEENALDGRDAEFAALPGQAPGGRYAWFVDKDATGKYSMHPLTSYLTPGQGDYYLLPQKSRKDTVTEPYTYAYNGVDTLLTSVAAPIVEDGKLWAVVTSDISLASLQDKISQIKPWHGAGYAVLLSSKGKIVAYPDKSLTSKAWFEPVENLGATMTEHHDPILGEDALVTWQPITVGNSDEHWLLGVVAPVSLVMAAANRQLMWAIALMVLSIVLVSALLGLVFSRKVLKPLGGEPRQAASIALAVADGRLSNAISVRGNDRSSLFYALNTMQTQLREIVGQIKDASLSVRQGAEEIASGNLNLASRTEQQAAALEQTAASMEQITATVKHNTSNAHQATELTANATRIASRGEKLVGQVVQNMAQIDESSRKISDITTMINSIAFQTNILALNAAVEAARAGEQGRGFAVVATEVRNLAQRSASAVKEIATLIEESTQRVESGVQLVQDAGRTMQEMTHAVSSVQSIIGEIVNASEEQSRGISQVTIAVNEMDGVTQQNAALVQQMSAAASSLEDQAGQLAQTVAQFRLEA; encoded by the coding sequence ATGGCCACACAACACAATAAAAAAACATTAAGTACACGCGCACAAATGCTGCTGACGGGCGCACTGACCATTACGCTGGGCTTTGCCGTGACTATCGGCGTGCTGAGCTGGCAATCCAGCCGTCAACAAAAACAGTTGGCGGATGAATATTTACAGCAAATCGCCCAAACGAACGCGCTCAAGGTTCAGCATGAACTGAGCTATGCACGCGATGTGGCGCGTAACCTCGGTCATAACCTGATCGCACTGCCGGCGGCGGGCAAAGCCGATCGCGGCATCGCTGACAAAATGGCGGAATATACATTACGCGCCAATCCTGAATATCTTTCCATCTCTGTAATTTTCGAAGAGAACGCCCTCGACGGACGCGACGCCGAATTTGCTGCGCTGCCGGGTCAGGCGCCGGGGGGACGTTACGCGTGGTTCGTCGATAAAGACGCCACCGGTAAATACAGCATGCACCCGCTGACCAGCTACCTGACACCGGGGCAGGGGGATTACTACCTGCTGCCGCAAAAATCCCGCAAAGACACCGTGACCGAGCCGTATACCTACGCCTATAACGGTGTGGATACGCTGCTCACCTCCGTGGCCGCGCCCATTGTGGAGGATGGCAAGCTGTGGGCGGTGGTGACGTCTGACATTTCACTGGCGTCATTGCAGGACAAAATTTCGCAGATCAAACCCTGGCATGGCGCAGGTTATGCGGTGCTGCTGTCCAGCAAGGGCAAAATCGTCGCCTATCCGGATAAATCCCTGACCAGTAAAGCCTGGTTTGAGCCGGTGGAGAACCTCGGCGCGACCATGACTGAACACCACGATCCGATCCTCGGTGAAGACGCACTGGTCACCTGGCAGCCGATCACCGTCGGCAACAGCGATGAGCACTGGCTGCTTGGCGTGGTGGCACCGGTGAGTCTGGTGATGGCGGCGGCTAACCGTCAACTGATGTGGGCCATCGCGCTGATGGTGTTAAGTATCGTGCTGGTCAGTGCCTTACTGGGGCTGGTGTTCAGCCGTAAAGTCCTCAAACCCCTGGGAGGCGAACCGCGCCAGGCGGCGAGCATCGCCCTGGCCGTGGCCGACGGACGCCTCAGCAATGCCATCAGCGTGCGCGGCAACGATCGCAGCAGCCTGTTCTACGCGCTGAATACGATGCAGACACAGCTGCGGGAGATTGTCGGGCAGATCAAAGACGCCAGCCTGTCCGTGCGCCAGGGTGCGGAAGAGATCGCCAGCGGCAACCTTAATCTGGCCTCCCGTACTGAACAGCAAGCCGCAGCGCTGGAGCAGACGGCGGCCAGCATGGAGCAGATCACCGCAACGGTTAAACACAACACCAGCAACGCGCATCAGGCTACCGAACTGACGGCCAATGCCACCCGCATTGCCAGCCGTGGTGAGAAACTGGTCGGGCAGGTGGTGCAGAACATGGCGCAGATTGACGAGAGTTCCCGCAAGATCAGCGATATTACCACCATGATCAACAGCATTGCCTTCCAGACCAATATCCTGGCGCTCAACGCCGCCGTCGAAGCGGCGCGAGCAGGCGAGCAGGGCCGTGGCTTTGCCGTGGTGGCGACCGAGGTGCGTAACCTGGCGCAGCGCAGTGCCAGCGCGGTCAAAGAGATCGCTACGCTGATCGAGGAATCGACCCAGCGCGTGGAAAGCGGGGTGCAACTGGTGCAGGATGCGGGCAGAACGATGCAGGAGATGACGCATGCGGTAAGCTCGGTACAGAGCATTATCGGCGAGATCGTTAACGCGTCGGAAGAGCAGTCGCGCGGCATCAGCCAGGTGACGATTGCGGTCAATGAGATGGATGGTGTGACCCAGCAGAACGCCGCGCTGGTACAGCAGATGTCTGCCGCAGCCAGCTCGCTTGAGGACCAGGCGGGACAACTGGCGCAGACGGTGGCGCAGTTCCGGCTGGAGGCTTAG
- the pgaA gene encoding poly-beta-1,6 N-acetyl-D-glucosamine export porin PgaA codes for MFSIRRRENCVKRLSPGTCLFTASMLFPVFAWAETPVYDALIIQARSGDSAPLLNYLKQQETEARLTPGQVADWLQVSAWSDNDAQTLAIWERYRDNMAIPARGQLAVARALRNQKKWDASLAVWDNVLREMPDDKDARAGWIMTLADARRNQEAITQATAWAKSTPGPESDAVLAYVYHAQGKNWDALLAASRAQALDPQNKSVQPTLLAAMSANRIAGPALELSEASKQPDALARRLELDAAAQTVRTSFTPTRNEDERFLVADKALARYDALIAAWQDNPQAAGDLRRARIDRLGALVIRKRTAEAIREYESLMADGKPVPDYAKRWIASAWLTEEQPDKAEAMLEQIYFPRGPLPVTPLTSDDEQELFYARLDNNHFEEAKAQVDTLIKDSPYLKRVYGSPTPQPNDNWLLGQTLLTEYEIATNDLPAAETHAERLARTGSGNQALRITYAAVLLARGLPRESERELKLAEVIEPSNLALERQQAATALELQEWHQAKELTADVMARSPDDAASLRLKRILDVHEKAELRISGGQGIDSDSPISGQHDFTLNSALYSPPINDNWRVFTGFNFATGEFEEGKGISRDIAAGVEWTSRNNWAELEISGRNYGDGQKIGGRFSGWHDFNDNWRIGGSAERLSRNTPLRALRNGVSADGGDLWLRWYKNERREYAVSVSAAHFSDGNDRLEYSLSGKERLWTTPRFTLDFTPGLSGSHNTKEDVPYYNPERDFSLAPGLSAEHVIYRHYDTVWKQQFQAGAGRYWQKGQSSGAITQFGYGQRVQWNNVVDAGVMLTWDKRPYDGKRERNIALAFDLNVRF; via the coding sequence ATGTTCAGTATTCGACGACGTGAAAATTGCGTAAAACGCTTAAGCCCCGGAACCTGTTTATTTACAGCAAGTATGCTGTTTCCGGTTTTCGCCTGGGCTGAAACCCCGGTCTACGACGCGCTCATTATTCAGGCTCGCAGCGGAGACAGTGCGCCCTTACTGAATTATCTCAAACAGCAGGAAACCGAGGCACGCCTGACGCCCGGCCAGGTCGCAGACTGGCTTCAGGTGTCGGCCTGGTCGGATAACGATGCGCAAACCCTCGCCATCTGGGAACGCTATCGCGACAACATGGCGATCCCGGCCCGCGGGCAACTGGCGGTGGCGCGGGCGCTGCGCAACCAGAAAAAATGGGATGCGTCGCTGGCAGTATGGGACAACGTGCTGCGGGAGATGCCGGATGACAAGGATGCGCGTGCTGGCTGGATCATGACGCTGGCGGATGCCCGTCGTAACCAGGAAGCCATCACCCAGGCTACCGCATGGGCGAAAAGTACGCCGGGGCCGGAGAGCGATGCGGTGCTGGCCTACGTTTATCATGCTCAGGGAAAAAACTGGGACGCGCTGCTGGCGGCGAGTCGCGCCCAGGCGCTGGATCCGCAGAACAAAAGCGTTCAGCCGACGTTGCTGGCGGCGATGTCGGCGAACCGTATTGCCGGTCCGGCGCTCGAGCTGTCGGAAGCCAGTAAACAGCCTGACGCCCTGGCGCGACGGCTGGAGCTGGACGCTGCGGCCCAGACGGTGCGCACGTCCTTCACGCCAACGCGCAACGAGGACGAGCGTTTCCTGGTGGCGGATAAAGCACTGGCCCGCTATGACGCGCTGATTGCCGCCTGGCAGGACAATCCGCAGGCGGCAGGGGATTTGCGGCGCGCCCGGATCGATCGTCTTGGCGCGCTGGTGATCCGCAAACGCACCGCTGAAGCCATCCGCGAATACGAGTCGCTCATGGCCGACGGCAAGCCCGTACCCGACTATGCGAAGCGCTGGATCGCGTCGGCGTGGCTGACCGAAGAGCAGCCCGATAAAGCTGAAGCCATGCTGGAACAGATCTACTTCCCCCGCGGTCCGCTGCCGGTGACCCCGCTCACCAGCGACGATGAGCAGGAGCTGTTCTACGCCCGCCTTGATAATAACCATTTCGAAGAAGCAAAAGCGCAGGTGGATACGCTGATCAAAGACAGCCCTTACCTGAAGCGGGTCTACGGCTCGCCGACGCCGCAGCCGAACGATAACTGGCTGCTTGGTCAGACGCTGCTGACCGAATATGAGATTGCCACCAACGATCTCCCTGCCGCCGAAACCCACGCCGAAAGGCTGGCGCGCACCGGTTCAGGCAACCAGGCGCTGCGCATCACCTACGCTGCCGTATTGCTGGCACGCGGCCTGCCGCGCGAATCAGAGCGCGAACTGAAACTCGCAGAGGTGATCGAGCCGAGCAACCTTGCGCTGGAGCGGCAGCAGGCTGCCACCGCGCTGGAATTGCAGGAGTGGCACCAGGCGAAGGAACTGACGGCAGACGTGATGGCCCGCAGCCCGGACGATGCCGCCAGCCTGCGTCTGAAACGCATCCTCGATGTGCACGAAAAAGCCGAGCTGCGCATCAGCGGCGGGCAGGGCATCGATTCCGACAGCCCGATCAGCGGCCAGCATGATTTCACCCTTAACTCTGCGCTCTACAGCCCGCCGATCAACGACAACTGGCGCGTGTTCACCGGCTTCAACTTTGCTACCGGCGAGTTTGAAGAAGGGAAGGGGATCAGCCGGGATATTGCCGCAGGCGTCGAATGGACCTCTCGTAACAACTGGGCGGAACTTGAGATCTCCGGTCGCAACTATGGTGACGGACAAAAGATCGGCGGTCGCTTTTCCGGCTGGCACGATTTTAATGACAACTGGCGCATCGGCGGCTCTGCGGAACGGCTGTCGCGCAATACGCCGCTGCGCGCCCTGCGTAATGGCGTCAGTGCGGACGGCGGCGATCTCTGGCTGCGCTGGTACAAAAACGAACGCCGTGAATATGCCGTTTCGGTGTCCGCCGCCCATTTCTCCGATGGCAACGATCGCCTCGAATACAGCCTCAGCGGTAAAGAGCGCCTGTGGACCACGCCGCGCTTCACCCTTGATTTTACGCCGGGGCTGAGCGGCAGCCATAACACCAAAGAGGACGTGCCTTATTACAACCCGGAGCGGGACTTCTCCCTGGCACCGGGCCTCAGCGCGGAGCATGTGATCTATCGCCACTACGACACCGTATGGAAACAGCAGTTTCAGGCCGGGGCAGGGCGCTACTGGCAGAAAGGCCAGTCCAGCGGCGCTATCACCCAGTTCGGTTACGGGCAGCGGGTGCAATGGAATAACGTGGTGGATGCCGGGGTGATGCTCACCTGGGATAAGCGTCCCTACGATGGTAAGCGGGAGCGCAACATTGCCCTCGCTTTTGATTTGAATGTCAGGTTTTGA
- the pgaB gene encoding poly-beta-1,6-N-acetyl-D-glucosamine N-deacetylase PgaB, which yields MFRRWLYAGIILAGLLLITACGSAETPRYVPPADRVPLNADHAWPKNSFLVLGYHDVEDDAADQRYLSVRTSALNDQLAWLRDNGYHPISVQQIVDAHAGKIVLPEKAVLLTFDDGYSSFYTRVWPLLERYKFPALWAPVGSWVDAPADQPVDFGGLKTARDKFATWEMVREVSKSPLVEIGAHTWASHYGVQANPQGSKEPAVANRLYDKNTGQYETDAQYEARINADLDRVTKKITEVTGKAPRAWVWPYGAANGTTLKLARQHGYEMAFTLNPGLANAARLDDVPRILISDNPSLRNFASQVAQVREEQTMRVMHIDLDYVYDKDPVQQRKNIDKLIQRVYDMRITHVFLQAYADPEGDGNIRELYFSNRWLPMRADLFNFIAWQLQTRGGVNVYAWMPVLAFDLDDAVPRVAAWSPDSGRAAVDRQHYVRLSPWSPVARQRINDIYEDLARHASFHGILFHDDAMLTDFEDASPDALRAYQAAGFPASIAEIRRDPQTLERWTRFKSQALIDFTKQLTETVRAIRGPQVKTARNIYAMPVLDPASEAWFAQNLNDFLSTYDWTAPMAMPLMENVPPEQADAWLDSLVNRVARIPGALDKTVFELQARDWRKTGEHADISGEQLAHWMRQLKLSGAKNYGYYPDDFINDHPEMSAIRPTFSSYWYPQK from the coding sequence ATGTTTAGACGATGGCTGTACGCCGGGATCATACTTGCGGGTTTACTCCTGATCACTGCGTGCGGGAGCGCCGAGACGCCCCGCTATGTTCCCCCCGCCGACCGGGTACCGCTGAATGCGGATCACGCCTGGCCGAAAAACAGTTTCCTCGTACTGGGGTATCACGATGTGGAAGATGACGCCGCGGATCAGCGTTATCTGTCGGTGCGCACCAGCGCGCTGAACGATCAGTTGGCCTGGCTGCGCGACAATGGCTATCACCCCATCAGCGTGCAGCAGATTGTGGATGCGCACGCCGGGAAGATCGTCCTGCCGGAAAAAGCCGTGCTGTTAACCTTCGACGACGGTTACAGCAGTTTTTATACCCGTGTCTGGCCGCTGCTGGAGCGTTATAAGTTCCCGGCGCTATGGGCACCGGTGGGCAGTTGGGTGGACGCCCCGGCGGATCAGCCCGTGGATTTCGGCGGCCTGAAAACCGCGCGCGATAAATTCGCCACCTGGGAGATGGTGCGCGAGGTCAGCAAGTCGCCGCTGGTGGAGATTGGCGCGCATACCTGGGCATCGCACTACGGCGTGCAGGCAAACCCGCAGGGCAGCAAAGAGCCGGCGGTGGCGAACCGCTTATATGACAAAAATACCGGTCAGTACGAAACCGATGCGCAGTATGAGGCGCGCATTAATGCCGATCTGGATCGGGTGACCAAAAAAATCACTGAGGTGACCGGCAAAGCGCCGCGCGCCTGGGTCTGGCCTTATGGTGCGGCCAACGGCACCACACTGAAACTGGCGCGCCAGCATGGTTATGAGATGGCCTTTACCCTTAATCCGGGTCTTGCCAATGCCGCCAGGCTCGACGATGTGCCGCGCATTCTCATCTCCGACAATCCCTCGCTGCGTAACTTCGCAAGCCAGGTCGCCCAGGTGCGCGAGGAGCAGACGATGCGCGTGATGCATATCGATCTGGATTACGTTTATGACAAGGATCCGGTGCAGCAGCGCAAAAACATCGACAAGCTGATCCAGCGCGTTTACGACATGCGCATCACGCACGTCTTTTTACAGGCGTACGCCGATCCCGAGGGCGATGGCAATATCCGCGAGCTCTATTTCTCTAACCGCTGGCTGCCGATGCGCGCCGATCTGTTCAACTTTATCGCCTGGCAGTTGCAGACCCGTGGCGGCGTGAACGTCTATGCGTGGATGCCGGTGCTGGCCTTCGATCTGGATGACGCTGTGCCGCGCGTTGCCGCCTGGTCGCCGGACAGCGGACGGGCAGCGGTGGATCGTCAGCATTATGTGCGGCTGTCGCCCTGGAGTCCGGTGGCGCGCCAGCGCATTAATGACATCTATGAGGATCTGGCCCGTCACGCCTCGTTCCACGGCATTCTGTTCCACGATGACGCCATGCTGACCGACTTCGAAGATGCCTCACCGGATGCGCTGCGAGCCTACCAGGCCGCCGGATTCCCCGCCAGCATCGCGGAGATCCGCCGCGATCCGCAAACGCTGGAACGCTGGACGCGCTTCAAGAGCCAGGCGCTGATCGACTTCACGAAACAGCTGACGGAAACCGTGCGGGCGATCCGTGGCCCGCAGGTGAAGACCGCGCGCAACATCTACGCCATGCCGGTGCTCGATCCGGCCAGCGAAGCCTGGTTTGCGCAAAACCTGAATGACTTCCTCAGCACTTACGACTGGACCGCGCCGATGGCGATGCCGTTGATGGAGAACGTGCCGCCGGAGCAGGCCGATGCCTGGCTCGACAGCCTCGTAAACCGCGTGGCCCGCATTCCCGGTGCGCTGGATAAAACCGTCTTTGAGCTACAGGCGCGTGACTGGCGGAAAACCGGCGAGCACGCCGACATCAGCGGCGAGCAGCTGGCTCACTGGATGCGGCAACTGAAGCTCAGCGGTGCAAAAAACTATGGCTATTATCCCGACGATTTCATTAACGATCACCCTGAAATGTCGGCAATACGCCCCACTTTCTCCTCTTACTGGTATCCGCA